ACATCATATTTCGTTTTCAATAGAAATAGGGGAGTGCTATATCCACGACATTACAGCTGTCTTCACAGCCCCCTCCCTAATAGACAGTATGTAACCACAGCATATGACCCTGTTAACATCAGGGTACTACTGGCTTGTCAACCTATAAGTTAAGTTTGTAACATAGGACAAGAACAAAGACGTCTGACATGGCGTAGCGGACTGATGACACCTGTGATCCTGAGGTGTCTCAGATGTCCTGAGCTCAAGTGATCAACTCTGCCAGCAGAAGTAGGCAAGGCTTGCCCACACTTCTTGCTACTTTCCTTGCCCTTCCTGGAAAAGCATCCTGATCCTATAATGTCTGGTTGGATTGAAAGCAAGGTCCATGGGGCCTAAATTGGTTCAGTTCCCTGACACTGGCACATGCAATCACCCTAGTTGCCTAAGGCACATATGCGAGCCATTTGATAAATAATCAGATATCCAATGAGGGTTTCCCAGTGGCTTAAATTGGGGGTGACACCTGGGCAGAGTGATGGCCTCCTTGTAACACTGGTGAGGGTGGATCCCACTACTCTGTTCTTCTTGAGGGGTACTGAGTTTTAGCTACCACCAGATATGTGGCCATCAGTGATTGGGTTTTTACCATATGCAATCCTGGTTGACCTGGCTGCTGCGTTTTGAGCAGCCTTGCTGCCTTTCAACTCCGTTGATTTTGGGGCCTAATTGGTTCATGCTCATATCTTTAACTAGGTCAACCTCCAAAGAGGCCATTCCAAGGCTCAGAGGTGGCTCTTTATGTGTTTTTAAGGTTTTTATCTCACTACCAATGCCTCCTGCTTCCTTCTCAAAATGGCCCAGTTGGACCATTTGGCATCTTACGCTGCATGCCTATGCTTTCTAACTTGCAAGCATAAGTGGAAGATATAGTTTGCAACATAAGATGATGTCCAATTAACTGGGAGCGGCTGTTCTGTAGAAGAAAGATAAGTTGACATTTTAGCTGTTGACATTAGCAGTTGTATAAGTCTACCTTTGGGTTTTGTAAGCCCTCTTGAATCAGATTATTGGCTCTATAGTTTGCATTTTTGGTTCTTGGAAAGGAAACAGATGTGGGGGTGCGTGAAATTTGCATGACTGCATGTGTATTGTTGGATTCCTTCCCACCAGAGTCAGCAGAGTGTGAATCTTAATGGGCATCATTGTCTTCACTTATAGTCGGTGATTTTATATTTTGGTTTCAAATTTCTCTTGCAGACAAAACCAGAGTTGAAAAAGGCAGATTCAATTAAGAAGGCTTTGGAAGACGAATTAACATGCACAATATGCCTGGAGCAAGTTAACAGGGGCGAGCTTGTTCGAAGCTTGCCATGTTTGCATCAGGTGTCTCTTCTCTTTTTGATCATAAATATTTAGGAGATTCCCGGTAGTGTGTGTAACATGATGCTTCCTATTTTCTAATCTCATATGACCTGGAATGATGCAAAGTTAAATCCCTATTAATGAAACTCCAAATTATTCTTTCTGGTGAAAAGAAACTCCAAATTATTACccttgtactccctccgtcccaaaatggatgacaatttttgaaactcgtgtcatttttcatcgcttatatctttcaatctataatatttttcatgagtttgaaaactttgtataatagaactaatcaagaactatcaaacaagatccacattgcatatattttgagatccatattaaaagatataagtaattgaaattgacacagatatcaaaaattgacatccaatttgggacggagggagtagttttttctcttccctttatCAAATTCTTGGAGTACTAATATAAGTATCAAGTCTTGCAATATATCTCTGTAGCATTCATGCATCATTTAGTGTTTATTTGTCTTGTCTGTTTAGCAGGTTGATCATACTTTTCGTTTTGAACACTGTACTGCCTCTGTATCTTTTGAGATTCAATGGCCGACGTTGATGTTATCCTTTTGAACATTTTGTTGGTGTTCTTGCTCAATTATTAGCTTTGGTTGTGTATACTTGTTTTTGTCTATCCTCTAATTGTTCCAAAACTGCCAAATTACCCATCTGGGTAGGCGCCAATCACTTTTGATCCAACTTGCAGGAAAAAATTGGAGTCAACACCTTTTGATCACTTTTGGAATTCTTCTAAatttgaactttggaacttatAATTCTTTTTGGTAATCGTCAATTTCCTTGTCGCAGAGCATTCCGTATAATCCCCATATGTAAATGTAGGGAAATATGCCAAATGTGAATTATTGTGTTGCTTCATTTCCCAAAATCTAGTTATACTAAATAGAAATGATTGATTAGAGTCTATATTTGCGTCTTTGACTATTCAGCTTTTACTTTTTGCAGTTCCACGCCAACTGCATCGATCCATGGCTACGACAGCAAGGCACTTGTCCAGTATGTAAACTTGAGGTGGGGTCTGGGTGGCCGGAAAGCAGGGATAGCGATACGGATGGCGATGACATGGTTTAGGGGCATGTACCCTCTTCATGCTTACGCAATAAAGCCAGTCTATCCTACTCAAATCACATGGCCAAACTGATTATATCTCATTGTTATCTGCGTATGTACATATAGTGGCTTGAATCACGGTAAAGTTTGTGGACGAGAATGCTCAAATTCTATCCTCAGACGCCAATATGGCCGATTGAATGCGCGTTGTATATCTGTTTTTTTGCAAATCTTGTGCAACTGGAGTCGTACGCGTGTCCCCTGATCTTTTTCTATGAAATTGATGTTGGTGGTTGGGGTCTAGCAATTGGTAGTTGATTTCTGTTATAAACCATGATTATAAAGATTTAGCTACTAGCATTTTAGCTACCAAGAGAAGAGATGTGCgaacatgtgtgtgtgtgtgtgtgtattttattTCGCCAACTCATTCCTCAGACATGTGGTTTGTAGCATGTTTGATCCATACCACCTTTCAGATCACCGACTGATCTTTGCATTTATGGATAGTGGTCATGGTTTGTAGGTTTTGGAAAATCATTGAACGCTATCGGAGCAATGCCGTGTGGTATCCAAGTGTATTGTGATAGGTAAATAAATATTGCGGGACTCACGACTTTTGCGATAGTTTTAGTAGTATTTTAACGGACAAAACGACATGTGGTGCATTGAAAGTGGTGTACCGTGGAGCAATACTCCGAGACAGTCAAGGGAGTGTTTGACCTAGATGTCATTTTGTGGTGTACATGTAGTGCATTCTAATCAAGACCCCTTCACTCCTACCTTGCTTTGAGTTTGAGCATTTCTCTTCATGGAAACCtcaaggaagaaaatgaaacaacACTTTAAGTATATGCAAAAGATGTACTTTTTAAAACAAGTATGCTACAAGGGGCGTAGTTGGTGCAACTACCAAATAACTCCACCCTTCATAGGACATGGCTTCTCCACCATTGGCAGTGAAACTGCAGGGGTTCACCCCTTTccgttcatattttaaatcTCGTCGAGATGCTCATGAGAGTCTATTTTAATCGGACTTCTAATAGTACATCAATCGGAATTGTCCCCATCATATAGTAATAGATGTCTGATTAATCCTTgctttccgtttgaccaaaaaaaaaaagatgtccGATTACCAAAAATTTTGACGATGAGCAATTCGACAAGATCTACATTATAAATGGTTTGGATTATGAAATTAAGGCTGATAGAGAGACGGAAAGAGATGAACTGCACCTACCAGTGGTAGAGAAGCCATTTCCTTTATTATAACCTGGCACCGGGCCCAATGGACCGAATAATTCAGGAGTTCAATCCCATTGTCCCCTTGCGGGAGGTCAAATTAAAGTTGAGCCAAAGTCCCACATAAACTGGCCCAACATAATAATTGATAGCACGACGATGAGAGTCGAATTCCAGATCAAAGTCCCACCTGGGGGTCTCTCTAGtgattgcaattcaaatttgtAAGTAATAGGCTATGCTAGAATAATTATTACTACTAGCATAAACTCAAACTTAACAACACCCATTTGGTACATTCTTTTAGCATGGTTTAGTTTAGCTTCATGATCAAGTTGTGGTGATTAGTTACTATATTTCaagtaaccaaaccaaattaagaAATGGACCTTGTATCTATCGTTCGTTCTATCCTTGCTTGGAAGAGAGGTGGGTCAAATGTCCTTCTCTTTTGTGGCATTGGTAACcctaaggccctgtttggttATCACCAAGTGACGTTAAATATCCCATTCAAATCCAACATGACAACGATGAAGCCTTCATAGTGAGTAGTAACAGGAttctgaaaaaggaaaaaagattcCTTGAGAAGAATTAAGAAGATGGTAACCCTGTCAGTAAGACATTAAACCAGTCTTGGTGACCAAGATTAACGGTTGAATGTTTACAGTTTAACCAATTAAGATCTTATGCAATTTCCGGAAATACCCTCCAAGTTGGAATGTTGTATTGAAAGAAGAGTATAATACTATAACAACCAAAAATGCTAGGTGTAAAACCATCCGAATACAACACCAAACTCAATCCCTCAAATTGTTCGGATAGTTGTGCACCTAGCATTTGTCAAACTACAATGTGTCTGGAACCTTTCGAGTTTCGATACATGTGGACCCATGTGCATCAAATGGTTCTAGACACAGTTGTGTTTTCAAAATCGTTCGCGTATCATTGCTCGATGGATAATATCGGAAAGAAAAAATGATTTCCATTTAGTCAAGGTTTGGCGACAATGGGGAGGGGTAAATCAGATTTAAATTGACTTCAACAACACTCCAGTACAGTTTCAGCTGGAGCAACAGTGACTGTAATTTTGCATCACTAAATTTGAAGCATTTGATTACCTAATCAACCAAACACCCCCCTTAACCTATTCATTTGCTATATAAACAACCTTCCTCATGGGCTTTAATAAATCATTCCACACTAATAAGCAAAAAACAATCAGATTTTCAGCAATCTTGTCTCTGTTTCTTGTTAACAAAATGGCTACTTTCCTCAATTTATCACCGCCACTTATGGCTGCTTTACTCTGCATAGCTAGCTTCTCTCTTTGGCTACTTCCTGAAGTTGCTACTGCAGGCATTACTAGGCACTACAAATTCAATGTAATCCCATTGAAATAAGCTCCCTTTTGTTGTTGATCATGGTTAACAATGTAGCTAAAAATACTTTGCTTTCTTACCATTCTGTTGatccttttgtgttttttttgttttgttttggttgcagATAAGATTGCAAAATGTGACAAGATTGTGCAACACCAAGACCATCTTGACTGTCAATGGCAAGTTTCCCGGCCCTCGGATTATCGCTAGAGAGGGCGACCGTGTCGAGATCAAGGTTGTTAATCGTGTCCCCAACAATGTCAGCATCCATTGGTATGGAAACAGTTTTAGCGTACGACAATTTTTTCAATTAGGGAGCATTGTCTGTGTTTTCTCAAATCCCACGAAATTTTAACTGTTTCTCTGAATGGTTGGCGACGTGGATGACAGGCATGGTATCCGGCAGCTTCAGAGCGGGTGGGCAGACGGGCCGGCGTACATCACTCAGTGTCCCATTCAAACTGGCCAGACTTATGTATACAACTTCACGATCACCGGCCAAAGAGGAACTCTGTGGTGGCATGCTCATATCTCATGGCTAAGAGCAACTCTCTATGGACCTCTTATTGTCTTACCCAAACACAATGTGCCTTACCCTTTCGCTAAACCGCACAAGGAAGTTCCCATCATCTTTGGTAACCATTCAACACACTTAGGGAAACCGCGATTGCATTACATACCTCGAAAAATTTCACTAGAAAAGTGTCCATATTAAATCGCAATATGGTTACAGTGGACTGGTGAAGTATTTGACCATATTAAGAGCGAATACAACGATACCAAATCAAAAATTTGCATACTTTTTTAGAAAAGTTTCAATAGTCTTGGATCACCGCTATGTTATGCACACTTGGTGCTTCCGACGAATAATGATACACAAATGAGGCGGGTTGGCCCGACCATTATAGGTCTGGTCAGATCCACCCACCCATAGTTACTGTTCTTATTGATCCGCAAGAATATCTTGAGTTTGTAAAATCAGCTAACGCACGATAATTTGTTTATAAACCGAAATCTACAGGAGAGTGGTGGAAAGCCAATACAGAGGCAGTTATAAACCAGTCATTCGTAACCGGAGCCGGCCCTAACGTCTCCGATTCATTCACCATCAATGGACTCCCTGGGCCATTGTACAATATTTGTTCTCCAAATGGTAAGTCCCTCACAGTAGCCTTAGGCCACTGTACAATTTTTCAACATGAATCTATCTGTCTAGCTTATTGCCTTTGATATTGTCAGAAACATTCAAGCTGAAGGTACAGCCCGGGAAAACTTACCTCCTCCGTCTGATCAACGCTGCACTCAACGATGACCTCTTCTTCAGAATATCAAACCATTCCCTCACCGTAGTCGAAGCCGATGCAGCATACATTAAACCATTCCGAACGGAGACTTTGGTCATTGCACCGGGTCAGACCACGAACGTTCTCCTTAGAACCAAACCGAACCCTCCCGTTAACTCCTCTTTCCTAATGGCCGCCAGACCTTATTTCACCGGCAGGGGCACTTTCGACAACTCCACAGTCGCCGGCATTCTTCAATATGGAATAGGAAACCCCTCTCCTAAGAATCTCCCAGTCCCAATTCTCCCTCCGATCAACGCGACTGCCTTTGTTGCAAATTTTTCCAGCAAATTCCGCAGTTTGGCAAATTCCCAATTCCCCGCCAACGTTCCCCAAACTGTCCAGAAGCGATTTTTCTTCACGGTAGGCTTAGGGACCAACCCCTGCCCAAAAAACCAAACTTGCCAAGGCCCTACCAACACCACGAAATTCACGGCTTCGATGAACAACGTGTCCTTCATTCTCCCCAAAACTGCACTCCTCCAATCCTACTTCACCCGAAGAACCAACGGAGTTTTCACCACCAATTTCCCGACCACTCCTTTAGTCCAGTTCAACTACACGGGAACGCCGCCTAACAATACGATGGTGATGAACGGCACGAAAGTGGTGGTGCTGAATTTTAACACCACCGTGGAGTTGGTGCTGCAGGATACTAGCATTCTTGGGGCCGAGAGCCACCCCCTTCATCTCCATGGGTATAACTTTTTCGTCGTTGGACAAGGGTCTGGAAACTTTGATCCTAACAAGGATCCTGCTAAGTTTAACCTTGTTGACCCTGTTGAGAGGAATACTGCCGGCGTGCCGTCTGGTGGGTGGGTTGCGATCCGGTTCCAGGCTGATAACCCAGGTAATTGATTCAATACTGCAGTGAAATGTTTAACATAATAATGTGTTCTATAGGAAATTCTCACACATAGAAAAGACTTGACTCAAGAAGCAACAATGGATATGGCTATTGTCATGCAACCAGAAATTTTGATCAATAGTAATTCCTAGGAGGGAAATGTCATATCATTCCGGTACTAGGCATACAAGATGTAAATCTGGATACAGTTTGTGCGTCTGGAGCCGCCCGAAGCACGTGGATTTCACGAAAGCACGATGGCACCCATATGGCTCTGATTCAGTACATATCTATGTCCGAATCCTTACGAGTTTTCTTGCGTACAAATTCTATAACTAACTCACTTTTCGTCCTCCAAATCATTCACAATGAATGTTTTCGATTTTGAGCAGGGGTATGGTTCATGCACTGTCACTTTGAAGTGCACTTGAGCTGGGGATTGAAGATGGCTTGGCTCGTTTTGGATGGCAAACTCCCTAACCAGAAGCTGCCCCCTCCGCCGTCCGATCTTCCTACCTGTTGATCCAGCTAGCTTTTGATCACTCTGCCGCCGGTTTCTTCAAGCACAGGAATATGTTGCGTAAATTATCATACCCGTCTTTCTGTTTTTTGCCTTTCTCTGTCAGTTTTGCCGAGAAGAAATGTCGCTAGAGAGTGTAGCCAGGCAAATATTGgtattgtgtttttcttttcttttgtttttcctttctttttcttttgcgtGGCAATTGGCATTGAGTTGATTACTTGGGGCTGTTTGTGTGTAGCTATTTGACGATTGCAGGAGAGAAAAATTGTACACTTGATCCATTTTATTTTAGCAAAATTTGAGTTGTGGAGAGCCTCACGGCATGGAGAAAACGatacaactacaatttatgTCCTTTTACGGAATTCAATGTCCATAATTTGATACACTATTCATTCAACCATTTTTTAGTGTccaaacaaaactcaaaaccaagtAATAAAATAAGGGCCCGGTTAAATataactgcgaatttactacatgtagtcaattcacaaaagaaaattccaaaatttctttttgtgaaTTGGCTACAtatagtaaattcgcagttgtatttagcagcACCCTAAAATAACGCTAAGGGCATTTGTGGAAAGTATAGTTAGTGTAATCATTATGTTTGAATGTAAAGTTGGATTCTTGACTAGGGACCAACTTTTTGAGTCGGTGAGAGTGGGGTACAAATTAAGGAAGCTTCTCTCTGTGTAATTTGTATACTACAGTGCTTTCTCTTGCACAAACTAGGATTAAAGTAAACCAAGAAAATAAATAGCAAATTAGCAATGCCAGGTACATAGATTTACGTGCACAAATTTGGACATTGATGTATTTGGAATTGTGCGGTGTACATAGAGGTAGAGTCCTCGTTATTTTGGGAGATCCATGTATATCAGGCAATTTCGGCTACATCTGTGTGGAGTTGTGGTTCTTGTtgtgagtaaaaaaaaaagctcatcCCGAGCCCCAAAATTTGTTCCAAAGCATTCACATTAGAGAGCTCGACGAATAGATCATTCCCGCGGAAATAAAAGTCGATCAAgtacattaattatttttataactcCAGCGTCTGGAAATCAAAGTACATTATTCTCCAAAGCAAGAACAACAAATAAGATTCTAGAATAGTACTTGAAAATAAGTTTCATGGCATCGTGTAGTTACTGTTATCTGATCGAGTTGATTATTTCGCgaattctttttatttgtcAATCTCTGTTATATGAATTGTTCGGAGtaaattttttgggttaaaaaatgAGCACCGTATTAAAGGCAGCACGTCTTAATCCTTCAACATCCATTTGTGTGGGGACATGTTTGACTGGAGATATCGAATTGAGGCCATAGGATTCTAATTTCAATGAATGGACAAGCTTTAGTAGTATTATTGCCCAACATTAAATAGGGCTATTCAATTTCTTGGCGTTGTGTTTGGAGCCTGTCTTCAAACACCTTCGGGTAACAAAAAGTTTACGCCCACCGCTCAACATTCACAGTTCTTCCATTGGAACTTTTCTATGGTACACAAATTACTTTTTGGTGTGTGGGGTATCTAAAAAGTCACTTTAGTGATAAGTATTCCACATTATTGTAAATATTTCATAAGGagtggtaattaagtattccaCTTTGAGTAGTAAGTATTTCAGATGTATAATATTTATCACTCAATGTGGAATACTTACCCCTTCATATGAAATACTTCATATGGAGTGGTGACAAGTATTTCTATACTTACCACTTAATATGAAATACTTACCGCTTCTTATGAAATACTTACCACTCAAAATAGGATAGTTGCCACTAAAATAACTTTTTGGGTACCATACacaattttttgtgtgtgtgtgtacaatAGATGG
The sequence above is a segment of the Rhododendron vialii isolate Sample 1 chromosome 13a, ASM3025357v1 genome. Coding sequences within it:
- the LOC131314692 gene encoding laccase-2-like; its protein translation is MATFLNLSPPLMAALLCIASFSLWLLPEVATAGITRHYKFNIRLQNVTRLCNTKTILTVNGKFPGPRIIAREGDRVEIKVVNRVPNNVSIHWHGIRQLQSGWADGPAYITQCPIQTGQTYVYNFTITGQRGTLWWHAHISWLRATLYGPLIVLPKHNVPYPFAKPHKEVPIIFGEWWKANTEAVINQSFVTGAGPNVSDSFTINGLPGPLYNICSPNETFKLKVQPGKTYLLRLINAALNDDLFFRISNHSLTVVEADAAYIKPFRTETLVIAPGQTTNVLLRTKPNPPVNSSFLMAARPYFTGRGTFDNSTVAGILQYGIGNPSPKNLPVPILPPINATAFVANFSSKFRSLANSQFPANVPQTVQKRFFFTVGLGTNPCPKNQTCQGPTNTTKFTASMNNVSFILPKTALLQSYFTRRTNGVFTTNFPTTPLVQFNYTGTPPNNTMVMNGTKVVVLNFNTTVELVLQDTSILGAESHPLHLHGYNFFVVGQGSGNFDPNKDPAKFNLVDPVERNTAGVPSGGWVAIRFQADNPGVWFMHCHFEVHLSWGLKMAWLVLDGKLPNQKLPPPPSDLPTC